The DNA window TTGCGACCTTCCAAGGCATCGCGGAGAGACACAAGTCGATGCCACGGCTGCGCTTCCCCCAAGCTTGTCAAAGCCTGTTGAACACCCTTGGACAGATCAGACTGAAGGCCTGCAGCCCAAAGGACCAGCGCCGTGTTCAAGGCGACGGCATCCCGGTGCGCAGCAGGAGCTTCACCCTTTAAGACCGCCTCAAGAATCTGCTGATTGGTCACCAAATCCCCACCCTTTAAGGCCTCCAGGGGAGCAGAGGTCAAGCCAACATCAGAGGCGCTGAGTTGATCGGAACGAATCGTTCCGTTCTCAAGAATGCGTAGTTGATTCGCTCCCTCCAGCGAAGCTTCATCCAGCCCTCCCGCGCCATGCACCACCACGGCGCGCTTGAGCCCCAGTTGTTGTAGGGCCTCCGCCATCGGATCCAACAGGTCCGTTTTGGCAACACCGAGAACTTGCGCCTCTGGGGTGAGTGGGTTCACCAGAGGGCCGAGCAGATTGAAAACCGTTCGCACCCCCAAACTGCGGCGAAGCGGAGCGAGGTTTACGAGTGCTGGATGCCATGCAGGAGCAAAGAGGAACGTCACTCCCGATGCAGGTAAGGCTCCAACCACTGTTTCCAATGGAGCCTTGAGTTGCAATCCCAATCCCTCAAGAACATCGGCGGAGCCGACCTTTCCACTGGCGCTGCGGTTGCCATGTTTGGCGACATTGGCCCCACAGGCCGCCGCTGTGAAGGCAACAGCCGTTGAAATATTGAAGGTGTTAGCTCCATCTCCACCTGTGCCACAGGTGTCGACAAGAGCAAGGTTTGGTTTCGCGTTTGGAAGCGCACACGCCTTGCGCAAAACCTGGGCCATCGCGGCGAGTTCCGTGCCTTGAACGTCGCGTGCGCGCAAAGCCGCAAGAAATGCACCGGTCTGAACGGGCGTGAGCTCTTCCGCCAGCCAAGCCTCCATCAGTGCAGAAGCATCCTCCTTGGACAGAACGTTCCCTCCCAACAACTGCTCAAGAAGTTGGGGCCAGGACGCTGATGCAGTGACCATGAGAGAAACGCGATTGAAGTGTCTGCTCAGAAAAAAGCCCGGTGTGCAGATGCACGCCGGGCCGGATGATGGGGACATCTCCACTATCACCCACAAACCAGGCAATGACCAGATAAAGAAGTAACTAGCTATGACTCTCGAAGTCAGCGGTTGCGGACCAACTTCTAACCAAGACGAATGCCTAGGTTGATAGCTGTTCTGCACCAGGCATGGCCGCCTTCCGTCTCGATTTGATCGGTCGCTATCTGCGTCCGCACCGTCGCACGGTTCTGGTGGGAGCCCTAACGCTGGTGGTGGTGAATATTCTCAGCGTCACCATCCCGCTTGAGGTGAGACGGGTCATTGATGACCTACAAGACGGTTTCGCAATCTCCGACGTGCTCCGTCAAGCCGGCTTCATCGTGTTGCTGGCCACAAGCATGGGGATTGCGCGGCTGATTTCGCGTCAGCTGGTGTTTGGGGTTGGGCGGCAAGTTGAAGTGGAATTGCGCCAAAAGTTATTCGATCAAATGTTGCTGCAGGAACCCGGCTGGGTGCAGCAAACCGGCAGCGGCGAAATTATTAGCCGTGCCACAAGCGATGTTGAAAACGTAAGAAGGCTTCTTGGCTTTGCCGTCCTCAGCCTGACCAACACCGTCCTGGCTTACGCCTTCACACTCCCAGCGATGTTGGCCATTGATCCAGGACTAACCGTGGCAGCGATCGCCTTGTATCCGGTCATGCTCGGATCTGTGCGCTTGTTTGGCGGCCGAATGATGCGCCAACAGCGACGCCAACAGGAAGATTTGGCGGGTCTCAGTGAACTCATTCAAGAAGATCTTTCCGGCATTGCAGCGATCAAGATTTACGGACAAGAGGCTCAGGAACTAGATGCCTTTGGCACACGAAATCAAAATTACCGGGATTCGGCAATTCGATTGGCTCGAACCCGCAGCACACTTTTTCCACTTTTAGAGGGGATTTCTTCCATCTCCTTGCTGCTCTTGATTGCCCTTGGCAGTGGACAGTTGGAGCGAGGAGCACTCACCATCGGCAGCTTGGTTGCTCTCATCCTTTATGTGGAACGACTGGTCTTTCCAACGGCCTTATTGGGCTTCACGCTCAACACCTTTCAGACCGGTCAGGTCAGCCTGGAGAGAGTCGAAGAGCTCCTTTCGCGCCGTCCCCGTGTTGCGGATCCATTGGAGCCTGTCGCTGTTAAAGAACAGATGCTCGGCGAACTAGAAGCAAGGAATTTGCATATTCGTTACGACGGAAGTGATCAAGACACCTTGAGGGGGCTCTCATTCCGGATTGCCCCAGGCGAATTGGTGGCGGTTGTGGGTCCTGTTGGTTGCGGAAAAACCACCCTTGCCCGAGCCCTGGGTCGCATGGTGGAAGTCCCGGAGGGACAGCTGTTTTTAGATGGCTGCGATCTCACCCAATTCCGGCTTCAAGACCTCAGAGAGCAAATTGCGCTCGTGCCCCAGGAGGGCTATCTGTTTACAAGCAGCCTTGCCGACAACCTCCGCTATGGAGATCCAGAAGCAGGCATGGATCGGGTGGAAGCAGCAGCTGATCAAGCCCGACTTCTTGATGATGTGAAGGGTTTCCCCGATGGTTTTGACACCTTGGTGGGGGAAAGAGGTATCACGCTCAGTGGAGGCCAACGGCAGCGGACGGCCCTTGGTAGAGCGTTGTTAATGACCTCACCGTTGCTCGTGCTGGATGACGCTTTAGCCAGCGTTGACAACAACACCGCCGCTGAGATTCTCGCGTCCGTCCGTCGGCAAACGCAACGCACCATTGTGATGATCAGCCACCAGCTGTCGGCAGCTGCGGCTTGCGATCGGATTCTTGTTCTGGAGCAGGGACGCCTCGTCCAGCAAGGTCATCACAACGAACTCATCACGGTGAAGGGCCCCTACCGCAGCCTTTGGGAGCGGGAGCAGGCTGCCGAACGCTTGGACGCTGTGGCTTGAAACATGAAACGCTTATCCATAAAGCCACGACAAATGTGGCGTTCGGGGCTTAGCTAGTTCAAAAGGTTTTAGCGATGTCTTCCAGCTCTCCCTTCGCGGTGCGCTGCACCCTCACCTTCGGCGACATCTACGGCCAGATTTTGGCCTGGATGGCAGTGATTTTTGTGAGTTTGGCCTCTGGCCTGGCTCTGATGGGGTCATCCAAGCCGTTGTTCGCGCTTGTGGGTGTAGGGCTGATTCTTGTGTTGAGCTTGCCCTTTCTTCTATTCGCCTTTGTCACGACGTTGCTGAACCACATTCAACTGGAACCCAAATCAGTTGCCTAGGGTTTCGGCATTGACTTCATCGCGATGCTGCCCTCCTGGCTTACCGGACAGACAACACCGTCACAGCCGTCCAGCGATCAAGGGCGGCATGTCGTGCTTGGCACTGCCCTGAATGCGCCTTTGATGGACGATCAGGAGGAGGCCCTGTTTGGTTGCGGCTGCTTCTGGGGAGCTGAGAAAGGCTTTTGGAAACTTCCTGGTGTGGTGTCAACAGCGGTTGGTTACGCAGGCGGAAAAGTCGAGAATCCAAGCTACGAACAGGTTTGCAGTGGACGCACAGGCCATTCGGAAGTGGTGCGAGTGGTCTGGAGCACGACGGCGATTGATTTCAGTGATCTCCTCAAGCTGTTTTGGGAATGCCACAACCCAACCCAAGGCGATCAACAGGGGAACGACCGAGGCAGCCAATATCGATCAGCGATCTACACCAGCACGGAACAGCAAGCAGAGCTGGCAATCGCAAGCCGTGATTGGTACCAGGCAGCCTTAAACAATCAAGGTGATGCTGCCATCACAACGGAAATCGCTTCCGATCAAGTGTTTTTTAGAGCCGAGGAGTACCACCAGCAATACTTGGCCAGGCCGGGCAGCAGGCCGTATTGCTCAGCCATGCCAAGCGGTGTCTTGCTTGGTGACTTCCCTGGTGCCAATTACAAACTCCCAAGCACTGTTTGGAGCCACTACGACTGGTCCATCAGTCACTGTGTTTTGCGCGGTGACAACAGCCCCATTTCTCTGAAAGCCTAAACCCATGAACAACGCCTTGCCAGACAGGGTCGTCATGGCAGCCATTGCTCTCACCCTCGTTGTGGTGTTCGCTTTGATCTTCAGTCTGAGACCGAATAACAACAACGCGGAGCCGTTGCTGTGGAAGGAGCAATCCTCGCCCAGCGAAAGCTCCTTGGCGATTTGATCACAAACAGAGTTTTGAATGTGAAACTTAGATTATTGAGATCCACCAAGGCACCTAGAAGAGGTTTGTGAAGCCTTCACCTGACCCACGCCAGCGCCGTCGGCTGCACCCATTGCCTAAGGGATTGGTAGAGCTTTATGGCTTGATTGCCGTTTTAATTGTGCTCATTCCTGAATGGCTGGCCGATGGAACGCTTGCCTTGAATGAGCGCCCGAGCCGCTCAGCAATGCCGATGACCAGCAGAGCCTGGCGCACACTGCCGGAGCTCCAGTTGGCTTCGATGACGCTCTGTGAGTTGCGTCTCCTTGCCAAGAATTTGCGCCTTTGGGGATACAGCAGCGACAGCCGAAGCGAATTGACAGACCGCCTGCTGAGACGGTCTGCACGCTTCAACAAAGGGGGGAATGCGCTGTGATAGCTTCCTTCTGACGGGGCGTAGCGCAGCTTGGTAGCGCACCACTTTGGGGTAGTGGGGGTCGTGGGTTCAAATCCCGCCGCTCCGATTTATTACCGGTCCATCAAAACCCCAGTCATAGAGCCACTTCTCAGCGATGAGCGTGGCTTTTTTATTGCTCTGACGAGCGTTTGACCAGCGTGTGACTGGTGCCAATGTCCCCTGTAAAGGGGTCCATTCCACTGGGTTTTACCTACCCTGCGTGTGAATTCCGTGTGAATGCGTGTGGCGAGTTGGCTTGATGGAATCAATGGAGCGCTGTCTCACTGCCGTGTGGCTGAGCGTTTCAACACCTATCAACTCAGAGCAACACTGCCTAAGAAGGCGGATGCACGTGCAACCTCATATCAAACCATCAGTACAGGGCTTAAGGCCACTCCAGACAACGTGGCACTGCTGAAAGCAATGGCGCTGGAGTTGGATGAACAGATCCAAAGCGGGACATTTTCCTGGGTTCTCTGGAGTAAGGAAGCACTGAAGAAGAGAGCACAAGGCATCGCAGCTGACGGCATCACCCCAGCAGAATTTGCCTCAGCTATTGAGGAGACTTTTAGACACAAGCATCCAGGCGTGGAGCAAAGCTGGAAAACGGCTTGGGGCAAAAAGTTTTCACCTGCATACAAACGCATGCGTTCTGCGCCAGTAGCAGTGGTGGATGAAGCTGCTTTAAGGGATCTACTGCTTAGTAATCCAAGCCTTGCCGCTCGCAAAACAGATGGCTCTATCTACAGCATCACAATTGCCTTCAAGGGTTGGAAGCAGTTTGACCGGAGTTCGATTTTTGAAGCATCCGCTGGTTACACAGCTGCTGAGTTAACTCCTAGAGACATTCCTTCAGACGAAGAGCTCTTGGGTTATTACGAAGAAATTGACGCTCCACATTGGAAATGGCTATACGGAATCATGCTCACGTATGGCATCAGACCACATGAGATCGTTTATTCATCGCTAACGGCAGATGGTCGGCTTGATATTTCAGAAGGAAAAACAGGTGCAAGAGAAGCTTGGCCTTGCAAGCCTGAGTGGGTCAGAAAACTAAACCTGAGAGAAGAGCATCGTCCAACACAGTCTTATCAAACAGTTGCGAAAGCTGCTTCAGATTATTTTGCAGAAAAAAAGCCAGGGCGACCTGGCATTCGTACAAGACCTGCTCGACTTCCTTTTTCGCTTTACACACTGCGACATGCATATGCGATTCGCTTAATGGCGGATGGATACAACAGCGATTTATCTGCCAAGTTGATGGGTCACTCAGTTCGGGTTCATACAGAGACGTATCGGCGTTGGCTGAACAAATCACATATGGATGCGATGTTTAAGAAGCAGTTGAAGAAACGCGCTTGAGCCACTGGTTCATCATTTTTGTTCTGTGATACCTGTACCTAGGACGCTTAGCGGTCCCAACATTTTTAATCGCAGGACCATGGATCACACCGGAAGCAATGAGACGGGTTAAGTGCCTGTCAGAAATAGACATCAACTGACAAGCTTTCGCTGTTGTGATCCATTGCTCTGTTTCCGTCTCTTCAATTGCAAGCAATACTTGCGTAAGCTTTTGTTCAATAGAATCTAATCGATGGTGGAGGAACTGAATATCTGGAGTCATTATTTTATAAACCTTGTCCTTAAAAATCATACCACTAAACATATAAATATGGCAACCATTGTTTGTAGAATAAGCCAAGAAGCCAATAAGAAAATGAATGTAAACATAGATATTTCAATAGAAGACTACACAATCATCGTCAACGCCTTGCATTACTACAAGAAAGCAGAGAAGCGAGGAAACTTTATAGCCTATGACGAAGCACGTGTGAACCAATTGCGTGATCATCTATGCGAACAGTTCATGAAATCATTCAAACAAATAAGCAAATGAAGAGTACATATTAGTTTGTAGAATATATAAATATGTCGGACATGATCAAATGCAGCATTCTCAGCAACAAGCAGCCCATGCCTTTGACCTTAAGGATGCTTACGTAAAGGGAGTTAAAGGAGAAGTAGCTGCGGGTCGTTTGATTCCAGGAATTGCGCAGCAGCCAGCCATACTTCAGGCAAGTGGTCATGCATTTTTAGATGAAGGCAAGGAAGGTGTCATTAATGATGGTGATCCATCGATGTACTTCCACAAAGGCGGAAACACACATCAGTTCCACCAGCCTGACCTTAGGAATCCAGCACATGGCGGACCTGGGGAACGTCAGCTGAGAGACATGGAACCGAATGAGTTAGATAGGTTGCGTAATCAATTTGACGATCACGAGAAGTATCTACAGGATCAGAGGTACGGAACGGGCAATCTTGCGCAGTTTCAAGATCCGATGACCGTGAAGCACGTGATGGGTTAAATGCTTACCGACCCCACAACATCTCACTCAAACCCCACTCACCCTTGAGTGGATTGAAAGTTGAGGCAGCGTCGTTAAAACGTGCTTTGACTTCTTGAGCAATTGGATTTTGCTGTCTGCCTTGTCTGACTTCTGGAATGCTTCCATCACTTGGCATCACTGATCCAGCTTCTGGAAATAGTGCAGCAAGACCACGACCTTTATCTCTGGTCTGAGCCATGATGTCCACGTGTTGATCAAGGTTCTTGCCTGTTGTTGCTTCAAGCACAGATGAGTATGCGTTCTTGGCATCATTCACGGTGTCCCAAGTTCCAAGCACTGGACCCACGACAGGAATAGAGAATGTCCCAGCACGCCTAGCTAATGCTTTAGCACCTGCTTCGACGCCTTCTTCTACAAGATGCTCACGAAGTTGGCCAGTGGCTGCACCAGCTCTAGTACCTACTGCTGCTCTATCAACATCACCGCTAGCCAAATGACCTGCAACTGAGTTTGCTTTCTTTGCACCAGCTTCACCAATCATTGATCGTTTTCCTGGCAATGAATCCTTGACAACATTCTTGACAAGACCACCGGCATTGACATCTACTCCACCTGGAAGAATTCCTCCAAGCTGATTATCAACAGCGTTATAGGCACTGCCAAACATTCCACCTACTCGGTCACCTGCAAATCGCGTAATACTTCCGAAGTTCATGATCAATACCCCCGCTCTTGGCGTTCTTGGATTTTGCCTTCACGGCGACGTCGCTCTGCTTCACCACCAATAAGAGCACCAGCACCTAGAGCAGCTGCACCGCCAACCAATCCGGTAACGATAGGATTAGTTTTTCTAAGGCGATTACCAATACCTCTCATAAGAGGATTGTCCATAATTTTTCGTCTTGCTTCAATGCGGGGCTTTCTTTCGTCAATCTGTTTTTTCATATTCTGCACATCTCGTCTTACTTGATCATCATGAAGGTTATAGTGATGCGTCACATTAGCCTCATCACTAGAGTAATCATTGTAAAACTTCTCTAAAGAAGCAAGATCTTTTTCATCGTCTTCCAGTCCAGTGAGATTGAGGATGCCATGTTTTCCAAGCCCTGCTCCAGCAGCAGCGCCGATAACTGCTAATCCTGTAGGGGCAAGAACAGTATTAACAGGCATCGATTTGCCTAAGAACATAATTTCAGCGCCGTCGATACCATCTGCATCGCCTTTTAGGATTCCATTTGCAATATTAAAGTCACCGTCTAAGATATTCCAATCTTCTTTTTTATTAAACCGATAACCCTTGTAGCTCATGTAATCTGATTTAGATACATCAGGTCGTACTTTTTTAAACTCTTCCCAAGGCAAAAGATCTCCTTGTCTTCCTAGAAAATATTTGGCTGCTATTTCCGTGAAAACATTACTCGTCTTAGATGGATCTTCGTCAGACGGAAAAATAGCCTTGCGTCCTTCTGATCCGCCGAACGGTGTAACCAACCCTAAACCTGCGTTAATACCTACGGCTGCAGGTAAGGCGAGGAGGGTAGATAGATTGTTGTTAGTTCGCTTCCTGCTATAAATAGGATCATATCTACTAACTTTATTTTTAATTAGGTTGTTAATTTCAGCCTCATCTTTGCCAAGGTTTTTTTCTCTTTCAATTTCTGCAAGATCGCGTATACGACGATTCTTGGCTTCAGGATACATATCCATGTACTTCCGTAGAATATCTAAATCAATATCATCGGCAAGAACATTAGGCTTACGAACACGGACATCATTATCCATGACTGCGCCTTTACTATCAATCCACTGACGATTCTCAGCTTCTGATTTGATTAATTCATCAGCACCATACAAACCATCACGGTTCATCCAACCAGCACCTTGTTCTGATACTAAATCACTCACAGCTTGTGGTGCATTAACTAGCCACCAAAAACTTCTTACACCATTATTAACAGCATCAGATGCTGTTCTTCCTAAAATTGAGCCAACCTGTTGATGTGCATTTTGTTTCATCAGGTCTATGTTTTGGCTTCTTCTAACGTTCATATGATCGTCACTATATCCGCCAAAAACTTCTCTAATACCATCAACCAGTGGCATTCTGTCAACAGCTACTTCACCGCGTGGGCCTTCAGGATTTTTTCCTTGTCTTCTATTGATTTCGCGTTTTACAGCAATGAAGTCTTCACTTGAAGGTTGAAAGGCACTTCTAGCTGCGATGGCTGCTTGAGTTAGACGGTTTTTTCTATACCCTTGCTTTTGAGGCTCGCGTCCATGTAGATGATCATCAAGTGTATATTCAGGCTCAAAATCAGTACTAATGTAATTATCTGTTCCAGCATTCCTCTCAGCATATTTACGAATAGTTGGTTCTGTTGAAATATTATTTTTGCGATCCTTGTCATATTGAGATCTACCAGAAATGACAGAAGCAGCAGTTTTAATATCCATGCCAAATTCATTGGCTGCTTTCTGCAGCGACTCACGTGTGATTTCACCACTACTAGACTTAGCTCTTTGTGTAATGTCACCTGCAATAGCCAGCCCAGTCCCTAAAGATCCGCCACCTAATAAAGTCAGAAGATTGTTTGACTCGTTTTCTTCTTGAGCCGCTACTTCAGTATTAGAGGGTTGATAACCAAGATATGACGATTGATCTAACATTTGCTTACTTATCTATATACATCTAGTTTAACGATTGTCGGACACTAAATTAATTCAAGGGTGGAATTGTAGATATGCTCGTTGCGCTCGTATAAAGCTAACTCGTATCGATCAGCAACATCGTCTAAAGCTTGCCTGTACTTCGACATATATCTATTGGCATTCGGATCTTGCCTAATTTGTTCTTCAATAGAAGGGGAGAATAAATTATGCTGAGCAGCACTCGTAAGCTGCTGCTTTAAAATTTCAAGATCTTTAGAAAGGCTTGTCATATCAATGTCATCAATGATTCCAATACCACTTGGTGTTAATGGGATTTGATGTAGAGGGTTAACACAACGTCTCTGCCCGCACAGTGAGATGATTTCGTGTCTACCAATATCTCCCCAGGTCAGCCAACTAGCAACGTGAACTGCATGAAATTTAAAAACTTTACGAATAGGAGGACGCTTCCAATAAAAAGCGACGCCCATTTTTGGAACATTGGGAGCAGTCCATTGCCAGCAATCATCTAGGGATGCGATGTTTACTTTGGACCAGAAGCTCTGTGCTTGCTTACGATGCTCAGGCTTTAAGCGATCAAGATTAAATGATAGTTTAGAGCTTTCTATATTTTCAATACAAGCAAGACAAGCATGGGAATGCCCGTCTCTATAAACTTCAGTATCACCATGTTCGTGATGCAAACACGGAAGTCCTAAGTAAGGGCTATGTGAATAAAC is part of the Synechococcus sp. WH 8016 genome and encodes:
- the trpD gene encoding anthranilate phosphoribosyltransferase — its product is MVTASASWPQLLEQLLGGNVLSKEDASALMEAWLAEELTPVQTGAFLAALRARDVQGTELAAMAQVLRKACALPNAKPNLALVDTCGTGGDGANTFNISTAVAFTAAACGANVAKHGNRSASGKVGSADVLEGLGLQLKAPLETVVGALPASGVTFLFAPAWHPALVNLAPLRRSLGVRTVFNLLGPLVNPLTPEAQVLGVAKTDLLDPMAEALQQLGLKRAVVVHGAGGLDEASLEGANQLRILENGTIRSDQLSASDVGLTSAPLEALKGGDLVTNQQILEAVLKGEAPAAHRDAVALNTALVLWAAGLQSDLSKGVQQALTSLGEAQPWHRLVSLRDALEGRKEE
- a CDS encoding ABC transporter ATP-binding protein, with the translated sequence MAAFRLDLIGRYLRPHRRTVLVGALTLVVVNILSVTIPLEVRRVIDDLQDGFAISDVLRQAGFIVLLATSMGIARLISRQLVFGVGRQVEVELRQKLFDQMLLQEPGWVQQTGSGEIISRATSDVENVRRLLGFAVLSLTNTVLAYAFTLPAMLAIDPGLTVAAIALYPVMLGSVRLFGGRMMRQQRRQQEDLAGLSELIQEDLSGIAAIKIYGQEAQELDAFGTRNQNYRDSAIRLARTRSTLFPLLEGISSISLLLLIALGSGQLERGALTIGSLVALILYVERLVFPTALLGFTLNTFQTGQVSLERVEELLSRRPRVADPLEPVAVKEQMLGELEARNLHIRYDGSDQDTLRGLSFRIAPGELVAVVGPVGCGKTTLARALGRMVEVPEGQLFLDGCDLTQFRLQDLREQIALVPQEGYLFTSSLADNLRYGDPEAGMDRVEAAADQARLLDDVKGFPDGFDTLVGERGITLSGGQRQRTALGRALLMTSPLLVLDDALASVDNNTAAEILASVRRQTQRTIVMISHQLSAAAACDRILVLEQGRLVQQGHHNELITVKGPYRSLWEREQAAERLDAVA
- the msrA gene encoding peptide-methionine (S)-S-oxide reductase MsrA, producing the protein MLPSWLTGQTTPSQPSSDQGRHVVLGTALNAPLMDDQEEALFGCGCFWGAEKGFWKLPGVVSTAVGYAGGKVENPSYEQVCSGRTGHSEVVRVVWSTTAIDFSDLLKLFWECHNPTQGDQQGNDRGSQYRSAIYTSTEQQAELAIASRDWYQAALNNQGDAAITTEIASDQVFFRAEEYHQQYLARPGSRPYCSAMPSGVLLGDFPGANYKLPSTVWSHYDWSISHCVLRGDNSPISLKA